A stretch of the Lactuca sativa cultivar Salinas chromosome 9, Lsat_Salinas_v11, whole genome shotgun sequence genome encodes the following:
- the LOC111916876 gene encoding probable disease resistance protein At5g66900, whose protein sequence is MDLLPDPLLESIFSLLKNVTREAQTTIQFKAELEQLTATLQMIGPIVNDIVKSKRGLDHSEEECNMFTNEIKKAEKLVCESSKVKWNPFKRNLYSRQLKRLNRKLGNFCPAGVVAIQIRDSTQALALENDTNVKVGHILNRMTNKRIASVGEERENYGWRVPRLPSGIVAFEEPLQKLKAAVLASTDIDDGGSSMGCDDRSVLVVAAPGGCGKTTLVKMLCHDAEIRERFGENILFVIVSETPNLMVMVSDLFNPNSSSPLLVFQSNEDARTKLENFLSRKASDPMLLVLDDVWSASFIEEIFPSKIGGHKILVTSRTAFPKYNVFWFEPLHQEDAKTLFRGSAFTRGGSRPSPTINDDLVNQMVSWCKNHPLTLTVVGLSLNGKDELAWKSVLNKLSRGRSLLDLHEDIFIALERSFEALDDEYKQCFLDFGLFPEDQRIPVSSLLNMWVHLYDYDDDGVDTMATIKEFSNRNLVHLMTTGNDSGARVNHCDQQFVTQHDLLRELAIHLNSKLPLPQRSRLIINAQGDELPAYIEQVQEPMQARILSISTGESFSSKWCNLEVPNLEVLILNLRSKTYTLPHFLAGSQKLKILNITNHGLYPIEFDNFHFLGSLRNLTTIRLERVAISPSILSLENLQKVSLIMCKTGNTLKKPMNNPPNISISPSILSEKVSSILCKIGNTFKKPIINCPDIWPQLVEIDIDNCQDLVEFPWTLCHSVHLKTISITNCNEMCGFSEEFGSLTNLEMLSLRSCMKLEKLPELIWRLEKLSVLDISFCSSLSGLPVKMGGIPTIYMKGCELPESEEEFSCTCTIQ, encoded by the exons ATGGATTTGCTTCCAGATCCCCTTCTCGAATCCATCTTCAGCCTTTTAAAAAATGTAACACGCGAAGCACAAACCACAATACAGTTCAAGGCCGAACTAGAGCAACTCACCGCCACCTTACAGATGATAGGACCGATCGTTAATGATATTGTTAAGAGCAAACGGGGACTAGATCATTCAGAGGAAGAGTGCAATATGTTCACAAATGAAATCAAAAAGGCCGAAAAACTTGTGTGCGAATCTTCGAAAGTGAAGTGGAATCCCTTCAAGAGGAACCTTTACTCAAGACAGCTAAAACGTCTCAACCGTAAGCTGGGAAACTTCTGTCCAGCCGGAGTTGTCGCAATTCAGATTCGGGACAGTACGCAGGCGCTTGCGTTGGAGAATGATACGAATGTAAAAGTGGGTCATATATTGAATCGCATGACTAATAAGAGAATAGCTTCGGTTGGCGAAGAACGAGAAAATTATGGTTGGCGAGTTCCCAGACTTCCAAGTGGAATCGTGGCGTTTGAAGAGCCACTACAGAAGCTGAAGGCTGCGGTTCTTGCTTCTACTGATATTGATGATGGTGGAAGTTCCATGGGTTGTGATGATCGTTCGGTGCTGGTTGTGGCGGCTCCTGGTGGATGTGGGAAGACCACTTTGGTGAAAATGCTATGCCATGATGCTGAAATTCGAG AAAGATTTGGGGAGAATATCTTGTTTGTGATAGTTTCAGAAACACCCAacttgatggtgatggtgagtgatCTCTTTAATCCAAATTCCTCCAGCCCGCTGCTTGTGTTTCAGAGCAATGAAGACGCAAGGACCAAGTTGGAAAACTTTTTGAGTAGAAAAGCATCAGATCCTATGCTTCTAGTATTAGATGATGTGTGGTCTGCTTCGTTTATTGAAGAAATCTTTCCATCCAAGATCGGAGGACACAAAATTCTTGTCACATCCAGGACTGCCTTTCCGAAATACAATGTGTTCTGGTTTGAGCCGTTGCACCAGGAAGATGCCAAAACCCTATTTAGAGGTTCAGCATTTACCAGAGGCGGGAGTAGACCTAGTCCAACTATTAATGATGATCTTGTGAATCAG ATGGTTTCATGGTGTAAGAATCATCCGCTCACCCTTACCGTGGTTGGCCTATCCTTAAATGGGAAGGATGAGTTAGCCTGGAAATCTGTGCTAAACAAGTTGTCTCGAGGGAGATCACTTCTAGATTTACACGAGGATATATTCATCGCTTTAGAAAGAAGCTTCGAGGCCTTAGATGACGAATACAAGCAATGTTTCTTGGATTTTGGGCTATTTCCTGAAGACCAAAGGATCCCGGTTAGCTCCCTCTTGAATATGTGGGTGCATTTGTACGACTATGATGACGATGGCGTTGATACCATGGCCACAATCAAAGAATTTTCCAATAGAAATCTTGTCCATCTTATGACCACAGG GAATGATTCGGGCGCAAGAGTTAACCATTGCGATCAACAATTTGTGACACAACATGATTTGTTGAGGGAGCTTGCGATTCACTTGAATAGCAAACTACCCTTACCACAAAGGAGTAGATTGATTATAAATGCACAAGGAGATGAATTGCCTGCATATATTGAACAAGTCCAAGAACCCATGCAAGCCCGCATATTGTCTATTTCCACAG GAGAGTCATTCTCCTCAAAATGGTGCAATTTGGAAGTCCCCAACCTCGAAGTTCTAATCTTGAACTTAAGGTCAAAAACCTACACTTTACCCCATTTCTTAGCAGGAAGTCAAAAATTAAAGATTCTAAACATCACAAACCACGGTTTATACCCTATAGAATTTGACAATTTCCATTTTCTCGGCTCTTTACGTAATCTAACAACGATTAGACTTGAACGTGTGGCGATAAGTCCATCCATTTTATCGCTAGAAAACTTGCAGAAAGTATCGCTCATAATGTGCAAAACTGGCAACACTTTGAAGAAACCCATGAACAACCCCCCCAATATCTCGATAAGTCCATCCATTTTATCGGAGAAAGTATCGTCCATATTGTGCAAAATTGGCAACACTTTCAAGAAACCCATTATCAACTGCCCCGATATCTGGCCACAATTAGTTGAGATTGATATCGATAACTGCCAAGATTTAGTCGAATTTCCATGGACATTATGTCACAGTGTCCACCTTAAGACTATTAGCATCACAAATTGCAATGAGATGTGTGGATTTTCTGAAGAATTTGGGAGTTTGACTAATTTGGAAATGCTTAGTCTTCGTTCTTGTATGAAACTGGAAAAGTTACCGGAATTGATTTGGAGACTTGAAAAGTTGAGTGTTCTTGATATTTCATTTTGTTCAAGCTTGAGTGGGTTGCCAGTAAAAATGGGTGGTATACCAACGATTTATATGAAAGGTTGTGAGCTTCCGGAATCTGAGGAGGAGTTTTCGTGTACATGCACTATTCAATGA